The following coding sequences lie in one Panicum virgatum strain AP13 chromosome 6N, P.virgatum_v5, whole genome shotgun sequence genomic window:
- the LOC120677981 gene encoding uncharacterized protein LOC120677981: MAPKKTSKCKGVAASQPARKDGYQEDVEPFKSSPPLPDEEAAGEKSDGEHNPNPSTDTQAGHLMSTRSSVRKRSSSSQATSDSETLLEARGDTEDDSVPKSAVEKPPSTPDMNAHEAEEMANSMLLNSPLPYAERSDERLPEEDGRDKLPKAGGGEKLPEETPTDSQNLGNTVGKVDEVPQKAISVVQATTSQVSSGSAMRQEKLKLAFKLRCWNRGPTSPKDNSELNVLREQVKKLSSEKAALQEKIKKLSKAKKVEGSLDNYLKYQEKMEHLMYFGDLIMGRKPE; this comes from the exons atggctcccaagaagacaaGCAAGTGCAAGGGCGTAGCCGCGAGCCAACCCGCAAGGAAGGATGGGTACCAA GAGGATGTGGAGCCTTTTAAGAGCAGTCCTCCATTGCCAG atgaagaGGCAGCTGGAGAGAAAAGTGATGGGGAGCACAACCCTAATCCGAGCACAGATACCCAAGCGGGACATCtgatgagtacacggtcatcaGTGAGGAAGCGTAGTAGCTCCTCACAAGCTACCAGCGACAG TGAGACACTTCTGGAGGCAAGGGGAGATACAGAAGATGATTCAGTCCCTAAGTCAGCAGTGGAGAAGCCCCCCAGCACTCCAGATATGAATGCTCATGAAGCCGAGGAGATGGCGAATTCTATGCTTCTGAATTCTCCACTCCCTTATGCTGAGAGGAGCGATGAAAGACTCCCAGAGGAGGATGGAAGGGACAAGCTTCCAAAAGCGGGAGgtggcgagaagcttcctgaggagaCCCCTACAG attcccaaaatcTAGGGAATACTGTGGGAAAAGTTGATGAAGTGCCGCAGAAAGCAATCTCCGTGGTGCAGGCGACTACTTCCCAGGTCTCATCGGGAAGTGCCATGCGGCAAGAGAAGTTGAAGCTTGCTTTCAAGCT GAGGTGTTGGAATAGGGGACCAACCAGCCCCAAAGACAATTCAGAGCTAAATGTTCTAAGAGAGCAGGTGAAGAAGCTCTCGTCCGAGAAGGCTGCCCTTCAAGAGAAGATAAAAAAACTCTCCAAGGCcaaaaaag TTGAAGGATCACTTGACAACTACTTGAAGTACCAGGAAAAAATGGAACACCTTATGTACTTTGGTGACCTGATCATGGGGAGAAAACCTGAATAG